A DNA window from Armatimonadota bacterium contains the following coding sequences:
- the murG gene encoding undecaprenyldiphospho-muramoylpentapeptide beta-N-acetylglucosaminyltransferase, whose protein sequence is MRRLAITGGGTGGHLYPGIAVAEALLTRFPDAHVRFFAGDRLERQVLPALGWPLEVIPARPLPRRAQPSAAAALAVTLWGAAVAARRLRAFRPQAVLATGGYVAGPVGLAARLLGIPLVVQEQNVVPGLTNRLLARWARAVSAPLGVGEGFPPGRVVVTGVPVRSGALSGDRARAAAAYGLVPERPTVLVLGGSQGAAGLNRLVSEALTPLAALPIQVLHQTGPDHLAWVQGEVARRGPQAVLRHVAVPYIDAIGDAYAAADLVVCRSGASTLAEVTAWGLPAVLIPYPHALAGEQEANARVLAQAGAAEVYREGDLTPARLAERLRALLQDPERRRAMGEASRRLGRPDAAERVVDLLLQAAGLEVRRSVVLPTAGARLRRHGGAAR, encoded by the coding sequence ATGCGGCGGCTGGCCATCACCGGCGGCGGGACCGGCGGCCACCTCTACCCGGGGATCGCGGTGGCGGAGGCGCTGCTCACGCGCTTCCCCGACGCGCACGTGCGCTTCTTCGCCGGCGACCGGCTGGAGCGCCAGGTCCTCCCCGCACTCGGGTGGCCGCTGGAGGTGATCCCCGCGCGCCCGCTGCCCCGTCGTGCGCAGCCGTCGGCGGCCGCGGCCCTGGCGGTGACGCTGTGGGGTGCGGCGGTGGCGGCGCGGCGCCTGCGCGCCTTCCGCCCGCAGGCGGTGCTGGCCACCGGTGGGTACGTGGCCGGGCCGGTGGGGCTGGCGGCCCGCCTGCTGGGGATCCCCCTGGTCGTCCAGGAGCAGAACGTCGTCCCGGGCCTGACCAACCGGCTGCTGGCCCGGTGGGCCAGGGCGGTGTCGGCGCCGTTGGGCGTGGGCGAGGGATTTCCACCCGGCCGGGTGGTGGTCACCGGCGTCCCCGTGCGCAGCGGGGCGCTGAGCGGGGACCGCGCCCGCGCCGCCGCAGCGTACGGGCTGGTGCCGGAGCGCCCCACTGTGCTGGTCCTGGGCGGCAGCCAGGGGGCGGCGGGCCTGAACCGGCTGGTGTCGGAGGCCCTGACCCCCCTGGCCGCGCTCCCGATCCAGGTCCTCCACCAGACCGGGCCCGACCACCTGGCCTGGGTGCAGGGCGAGGTGGCGCGGCGCGGGCCGCAGGCCGTCCTGCGCCACGTGGCCGTGCCCTACATCGACGCCATCGGGGACGCCTACGCCGCCGCCGACCTGGTGGTCTGCCGCTCCGGCGCCTCCACCCTCGCCGAGGTGACGGCGTGGGGGCTGCCCGCCGTGCTGATCCCCTATCCCCATGCGCTGGCCGGGGAACAGGAGGCCAACGCGCGGGTGCTGGCGCAGGCCGGGGCCGCTGAGGTGTACCGTGAGGGCGACCTGACCCCTGCCCGCCTGGCGGAGCGCCTGCGGGCGCTGCTGCAGGACCCGGAGCGCCGCCGGGCCATGGGCGAGGCCAGCCGCCGGCTGGGGCGACCGGACGCCGCGGAGCGGGTCGTGGACCTGCTGCTGCA